The following coding sequences are from one Carassius auratus strain Wakin chromosome 15, ASM336829v1, whole genome shotgun sequence window:
- the LOC113115044 gene encoding uncharacterized protein LOC113115044 isoform X2 has translation MERFVLRRRRRRRTSARVRDEAAKLGIPECSEGKLTSKYPSSYEASMESKRKEMVEEMKKRRLNVALIARNMNSTFALRRKELIEKEPAVKNTVERWPALFTHSQIMAEFNRISGKNLQAEFFQELDRFTPRFIDIFRAKGGDIGSKLKKILQQIENDKSNINAGRTAVLHGLPLLLGEDPSDFYKTCFDCDDNEDMSDVEIGILTVINPRALQLYTTPCILVPQHRQSFWKVQCLWMILKIFHKQRVCSWTNLCSKLRVSCSTEMHIRLHTKSDFVPWPQVTQILNPITEKSPDAVIDHSHDASLSE, from the exons atgGAACGGTTTGTGTTAAGAAGACGACGACGAAGAAGAACCTCAGCTCGTGTTCGGGATGAGGCAGCAAAACTAG GAATTCCTGAATGTTCTGAGGGAAAGTTGACATCAAAGTACCCATCATCTTATGAAGCCAGCATGGAGTCCAAAAGGAAAGAGATGGTGGAAGAAATGAAGAAACGTCGTCTTAACGTTGCACTGATAGCCCGGAACATGAATTCTACATTTGCCTTGCGTAGAAAGGAATTGATAGAGAAGGAGCCTGCTGTGAAGAATACAGTGGAAAGGTGGCCAGCCCTCTTCACACATAGTCAG atcatggCAGAGTTTAATCGTATATCAGGCAAAAACCTGCAAGCTGAATTCTTTCAAGAACTGGACAGATTTACTCCACGTTTCATCGATATCTTCAGGGCTAAAGGTGGAGACATTGGTTCCAAACTTAAGAAGATTCTGCAGCAGATTGAAAATGAC AAATCAAACATCAATGCGGGACGAACAGCCGTTCTTCACGGCCTACCACTCCTCCTCGGAGAGGACCCCTCCGATTTTTACAAGACATGTTTT GACTGTGATGACAATGAAGACATGTCGGACGTTGAAATCGGTATTCTGACAGTGATTAACCCGAGGGCTCTGCAACTGTACACTACTCCCTGCATTTTGGTGCCACAACACCGGCAATCATTTTGGAAGGTACAGTGTTTGTGGATGATCTTGAAAATCTTCCACAAGCAACGTGTCTGCTCTTGGACTAATTTATGCTCTAAACTTAGAGTATCCTGCAGCACTGAAATGCACATTCGACTTCATACAAAGAGTGATTTTGTCCCTTGGCCACAAGTCACTCAAATCTTAAATCCAATCACTGAAAAATCGCCTGATGCAGTAATAGATCATAGCCATGATGCTAGTTTGAGTGAATAG
- the LOC113115044 gene encoding uncharacterized protein LOC113115044 isoform X1: MYQHLRSLHTNRTSLLMTRILKICLKSGIPECSEGKLTSKYPSSYEASMESKRKEMVEEMKKRRLNVALIARNMNSTFALRRKELIEKEPAVKNTVERWPALFTHSQIMAEFNRISGKNLQAEFFQELDRFTPRFIDIFRAKGGDIGSKLKKILQQIENDKSNINAGRTAVLHGLPLLLGEDPSDFYKTCFDCDDNEDMSDVEIGILTVINPRALQLYTTPCILVPQHRQSFWKVQCLWMILKIFHKQRVCSWTNLCSKLRVSCSTEMHIRLHTKSDFVPWPQVTQILNPITEKSPDAVIDHSHDASLSE, encoded by the exons ATGTACCAACATCTCAGATCTTTACACACAAACAGAACATCACTGTTGATGACAAGAATTTTGAAAATCTGTCTGAAATCAG GAATTCCTGAATGTTCTGAGGGAAAGTTGACATCAAAGTACCCATCATCTTATGAAGCCAGCATGGAGTCCAAAAGGAAAGAGATGGTGGAAGAAATGAAGAAACGTCGTCTTAACGTTGCACTGATAGCCCGGAACATGAATTCTACATTTGCCTTGCGTAGAAAGGAATTGATAGAGAAGGAGCCTGCTGTGAAGAATACAGTGGAAAGGTGGCCAGCCCTCTTCACACATAGTCAG atcatggCAGAGTTTAATCGTATATCAGGCAAAAACCTGCAAGCTGAATTCTTTCAAGAACTGGACAGATTTACTCCACGTTTCATCGATATCTTCAGGGCTAAAGGTGGAGACATTGGTTCCAAACTTAAGAAGATTCTGCAGCAGATTGAAAATGAC AAATCAAACATCAATGCGGGACGAACAGCCGTTCTTCACGGCCTACCACTCCTCCTCGGAGAGGACCCCTCCGATTTTTACAAGACATGTTTT GACTGTGATGACAATGAAGACATGTCGGACGTTGAAATCGGTATTCTGACAGTGATTAACCCGAGGGCTCTGCAACTGTACACTACTCCCTGCATTTTGGTGCCACAACACCGGCAATCATTTTGGAAGGTACAGTGTTTGTGGATGATCTTGAAAATCTTCCACAAGCAACGTGTCTGCTCTTGGACTAATTTATGCTCTAAACTTAGAGTATCCTGCAGCACTGAAATGCACATTCGACTTCATACAAAGAGTGATTTTGTCCCTTGGCCACAAGTCACTCAAATCTTAAATCCAATCACTGAAAAATCGCCTGATGCAGTAATAGATCATAGCCATGATGCTAGTTTGAGTGAATAG
- the LOC113115044 gene encoding uncharacterized protein LOC113115044 isoform X3, which translates to MESKRKEMVEEMKKRRLNVALIARNMNSTFALRRKELIEKEPAVKNTVERWPALFTHSQIMAEFNRISGKNLQAEFFQELDRFTPRFIDIFRAKGGDIGSKLKKILQQIENDKSNINAGRTAVLHGLPLLLGEDPSDFYKTCFDCDDNEDMSDVEIGILTVINPRALQLYTTPCILVPQHRQSFWKVQCLWMILKIFHKQRVCSWTNLCSKLRVSCSTEMHIRLHTKSDFVPWPQVTQILNPITEKSPDAVIDHSHDASLSE; encoded by the exons ATGGAGTCCAAAAGGAAAGAGATGGTGGAAGAAATGAAGAAACGTCGTCTTAACGTTGCACTGATAGCCCGGAACATGAATTCTACATTTGCCTTGCGTAGAAAGGAATTGATAGAGAAGGAGCCTGCTGTGAAGAATACAGTGGAAAGGTGGCCAGCCCTCTTCACACATAGTCAG atcatggCAGAGTTTAATCGTATATCAGGCAAAAACCTGCAAGCTGAATTCTTTCAAGAACTGGACAGATTTACTCCACGTTTCATCGATATCTTCAGGGCTAAAGGTGGAGACATTGGTTCCAAACTTAAGAAGATTCTGCAGCAGATTGAAAATGAC AAATCAAACATCAATGCGGGACGAACAGCCGTTCTTCACGGCCTACCACTCCTCCTCGGAGAGGACCCCTCCGATTTTTACAAGACATGTTTT GACTGTGATGACAATGAAGACATGTCGGACGTTGAAATCGGTATTCTGACAGTGATTAACCCGAGGGCTCTGCAACTGTACACTACTCCCTGCATTTTGGTGCCACAACACCGGCAATCATTTTGGAAGGTACAGTGTTTGTGGATGATCTTGAAAATCTTCCACAAGCAACGTGTCTGCTCTTGGACTAATTTATGCTCTAAACTTAGAGTATCCTGCAGCACTGAAATGCACATTCGACTTCATACAAAGAGTGATTTTGTCCCTTGGCCACAAGTCACTCAAATCTTAAATCCAATCACTGAAAAATCGCCTGATGCAGTAATAGATCATAGCCATGATGCTAGTTTGAGTGAATAG
- the pipox gene encoding peroxisomal sarcosine oxidase isoform X1: MSSEVFDCIVIGAGIQGSCTAYQLAKNKQKTLLLEQFVLPHSRGSSHGQTRVIRKTYEEDFYIQMMHESYELWAQLEREAGVELHRRTGLLVMGPENGEGFSRLKATMQKHKIPTVFLEKQEFSQHIPNVNLADGNGALIDTFAGVLYADRALRAVQRLFQSCGGVIKDGEKVIDIRPGVEVTVTTGSGVYRGRSLVISAGPWANTLLTHTGLQLPLKVVKINVCYWKEKIPGTYSVGQSFPCFIEMEPKEGEYDIYGLPSNEYPGLMKVCYHMGSETEPDERDKQTDRGDIDILVRYVTRCLPGLVPVPAVVESCMYTVTPDHNFVLDSHPTYSNIIIGAGFSGHGFKFGPIVGKLLSQLAMGQVPSYDLSPFRIQRFQSHARSSL, translated from the exons ATGTCGTCTGAAGTGTTCGACTGCATCGTCATTGGCGCAGGGATCCAGGGGTCCTGCACTGCCTATCAGCTGGCCAAAAACAAGCAGAAAACTCTATTGCTGGAGCAG TTTGTTTTGCCCCACTCCAGAGGCAGTTCTCATGGCCAAACCAGGGTTATACGGAAAACCTATGAGGAAGATTTCTATATACAGATGATGCACGAAAGCTATGAGCTATGGGCTCAGCTTGAGAGAGAAGCAGGTGTTGAACTGCACAG GCGCACAGGCCTGCTGGTTATGGGTCCAGAAAACGGAGAGGGTTTCTCACGCCTAAAGGCCACGATGCAAAAGCACAAGATTCCTACAGTGTTTCTGGAGAAGCAGGAATTCAGCCAGCACATTCCCAATGTGAATCTCGCTGATGGGAACGGAGCGTTGATAGACACCTTCGCTGGCGTGCTGTATGCAGACAGAGCCCTCCGAGCTGTGCAG AGGCTGTTTCAGTCCTGTGGGGGGGTGATAAAGGACGGAGAGAAAGTGATTGACATCAGGCCTGGTGTGGAGGTCACTGTAACGACGGGCTCTGGAGTGTACAGAGGGAGGAGTCTGGTGATCAGTGCAGGACCCTGGGCCAACACTCTACTGACACACACAGGACTGCAGCTCCCGCTCAAG gttgTAAAGATTAACGTATGCTACTGGAAGGAGAAGATCCCAGGCACCTACAGTGTCGGCCAGAGTTTCCCATGTTTTATAGAGATGGAGCCAAAAGAGGGGGAATATGATATTTATGGCCTTCCATCCAATGAGTATCCAGGACTAATGAAG GTGTGTTACCACATGGGCAGCGAGACCGAACCGGATGAGCGAGATAAACAGACGGATAGAGGGGACATCGATATTCTGGTGCGTTACGTCACCCGCTGTCTCCCTGGGCTGGTGCCAGTGCCTGCTGTGGTGGAGAGCTGTATGTACACG GTCACGCCAGACCATAACTTCGTCCTTGATTCCCACCCAACCTACAGCAACATCATCATCGGTGCTGGATTCTCAG GCCACGGATTCAAGTTCGGCCCTATCGTAGGGAAATTGCTCTCTCAGCTAGCCATGGGGCAGGTTCCGTCATACGACCTCTCACCTTTCCGTATTCAACGTTTCCAGTCTCACGCCAGATCGTCACTTTGA
- the pipox gene encoding peroxisomal sarcosine oxidase isoform X2, with product MSSEVFDCIVIGAGIQGSCTAYQLAKNKQKTLLLEQFVLPHSRGSSHGQTRVIRKTYEEDFYIQMMHESYELWAQLEREAGVELHRRTGLLVMGPENGEGFSRLKATMQKHKIPTVFLEKQEFSQHIPNVNLADGNGALIDTFAGVLYADRALRAVQRLFQSCGGVIKDGEKVIDIRPGVEVTVTTGSGVYRGRSLVISAGPWANTLLTHTGLQLPLKVVKINVCYWKEKIPGTYSVGQSFPCFIEMEPKEGEYDIYGLPSNEYPGLMKCACMCLSRCVTTWAARPNRMSEINRRIEGTSIFWCVTSPAVSLGWCQCLLWWRAVCTRSRQTITSSLIPTQPTATSSSVLDSQATDSSSALS from the exons ATGTCGTCTGAAGTGTTCGACTGCATCGTCATTGGCGCAGGGATCCAGGGGTCCTGCACTGCCTATCAGCTGGCCAAAAACAAGCAGAAAACTCTATTGCTGGAGCAG TTTGTTTTGCCCCACTCCAGAGGCAGTTCTCATGGCCAAACCAGGGTTATACGGAAAACCTATGAGGAAGATTTCTATATACAGATGATGCACGAAAGCTATGAGCTATGGGCTCAGCTTGAGAGAGAAGCAGGTGTTGAACTGCACAG GCGCACAGGCCTGCTGGTTATGGGTCCAGAAAACGGAGAGGGTTTCTCACGCCTAAAGGCCACGATGCAAAAGCACAAGATTCCTACAGTGTTTCTGGAGAAGCAGGAATTCAGCCAGCACATTCCCAATGTGAATCTCGCTGATGGGAACGGAGCGTTGATAGACACCTTCGCTGGCGTGCTGTATGCAGACAGAGCCCTCCGAGCTGTGCAG AGGCTGTTTCAGTCCTGTGGGGGGGTGATAAAGGACGGAGAGAAAGTGATTGACATCAGGCCTGGTGTGGAGGTCACTGTAACGACGGGCTCTGGAGTGTACAGAGGGAGGAGTCTGGTGATCAGTGCAGGACCCTGGGCCAACACTCTACTGACACACACAGGACTGCAGCTCCCGCTCAAG gttgTAAAGATTAACGTATGCTACTGGAAGGAGAAGATCCCAGGCACCTACAGTGTCGGCCAGAGTTTCCCATGTTTTATAGAGATGGAGCCAAAAGAGGGGGAATATGATATTTATGGCCTTCCATCCAATGAGTATCCAGGACTAATGAAG tgtgcgtgcatgtgtctGAGCAGGTGTGTTACCACATGGGCAGCGAGACCGAACCGGATGAGCGAGATAAACAGACGGATAGAGGGGACATCGATATTCTGGTGCGTTACGTCACCCGCTGTCTCCCTGGGCTGGTGCCAGTGCCTGCTGTGGTGGAGAGCTGTATGTACACG GTCACGCCAGACCATAACTTCGTCCTTGATTCCCACCCAACCTACAGCAACATCATCATCGGTGCTGGATTCTCAG GCCACGGATTCAAGTTCGGCCCTATCGTAG